The proteins below are encoded in one region of Pseudomonas entomophila L48:
- a CDS encoding YceI family protein: MLKKTFAALALGTALISAGQAMAAEYKIDKEGQHAFVDWKISHLGYSFIHGTFKDFDGNFTWDSAKPEASKISVDLKTASLWSNHAERDKHIASKDFLDVKKYPEAKFVSTSVKSTGDKTADVTGDLTMHGVTKPVTFKAVFNGEGKDPWGGERAGFNATTTLNLNDFGIKGPGATSQTLDLDISVEGVKQK, from the coding sequence ATGTTGAAAAAGACTTTTGCCGCCCTGGCGCTCGGTACCGCCCTGATTTCCGCCGGCCAGGCCATGGCCGCCGAGTACAAGATCGACAAGGAAGGCCAGCACGCGTTCGTCGACTGGAAGATCAGCCACCTGGGCTACAGCTTCATCCACGGCACCTTCAAGGATTTCGACGGTAACTTCACCTGGGACAGCGCCAAGCCCGAGGCCAGCAAGATCAGCGTCGACCTGAAGACTGCCAGCCTGTGGTCGAACCACGCCGAGCGAGACAAGCACATCGCCAGCAAAGACTTCCTGGATGTGAAAAAGTACCCGGAAGCCAAGTTCGTCTCCACCAGTGTCAAGTCGACTGGCGACAAGACCGCTGATGTAACAGGCGACCTGACCATGCACGGCGTGACCAAGCCGGTCACCTTCAAGGCTGTGTTCAATGGCGAAGGCAAGGACCCGTGGGGCGGCGAGCGTGCTGGCTTCAACGCCACCACCACCCTGAACCTGAACGACTTCGGTATCAAGGGCCCGGGCGCTACCTCGCAGACCCTGGACCTGGACATCAGCGTCGAAGGCGTGAAGCAGAAGTAA
- a CDS encoding flavin monoamine oxidase family protein, whose product MAAAWVRLCAFVLIGVSSGATLAKDKTAIVVGGGLAGLTAAYELQGKGWQVTLLEAKPGMGGRSGLATSEWIGNGKSQPVLNQYLEQFKVGTLPAPEFVRTPGYLIDGEYFSATDLSAKQPTTAEALKRYEKTLDDLARSIEDPLNPAANSTLFALDQMNVSTWLDKLQLPATARQLVNQQIRTRYDEPSRLSLLYFAQQNRVYRNISDRDLRAARLPGGSPVLAQAFVKQLKTIKTSSPVTSIVQDKDGVTVKVGSVGYQADYLVMAVPLRALAKIQMTPGLDNQHLAALKGTNYGWRDQLMLKFKNPVWESRARMSGEIFSNAGLGMLWIEPALKGGANVVINLSGDNARLLQAFGDKQMVDQVLIRLHAFYPQARGAFTGYEIRRYSTDAGTGGAYLAYGPGQISKYWRLWERPVQRITFAGEHTDALYPGTLEGALRSGQRAASQVQELAAGKSFDPVKAAPVAAAAAVGAVAAKDKGGFFSNLFGGSSDKAQPAPAKAEPVKTEEAAQDKLGFFSRLFGGDDKPQAKVAPVAKAEEAAPAPAPVQAPAPVAPVIEAKEEPVKPAATKPASAKAAAKPAAKQASHKPASKSEPVKKATAKSEPMKKPVVNSQANAN is encoded by the coding sequence ATGGCTGCTGCTTGGGTGCGCCTGTGCGCGTTTGTATTGATTGGGGTGTCCAGCGGCGCGACGCTGGCCAAAGACAAGACCGCGATCGTTGTCGGCGGCGGCCTGGCGGGCCTGACCGCCGCCTACGAGCTGCAAGGCAAGGGCTGGCAGGTCACCCTGCTGGAAGCCAAGCCGGGCATGGGCGGGCGCTCGGGCCTGGCCACCAGCGAATGGATCGGCAACGGCAAGAGCCAGCCGGTGCTCAACCAGTACCTGGAGCAGTTCAAGGTCGGTACGTTGCCGGCGCCGGAGTTCGTCCGCACCCCCGGTTACCTGATCGACGGCGAGTACTTCAGCGCCACCGACCTTTCCGCCAAGCAGCCGACCACTGCCGAGGCGCTCAAGCGCTACGAGAAGACCCTCGACGACCTGGCACGCTCCATCGAAGACCCGCTCAACCCAGCGGCCAACAGCACCTTGTTCGCCTTGGACCAGATGAACGTGTCCACCTGGCTCGACAAGCTGCAACTGCCGGCGACCGCCCGTCAGTTGGTCAACCAGCAGATCCGCACCCGCTACGATGAGCCGTCGCGCCTGTCGCTGCTGTACTTCGCCCAGCAGAACCGCGTCTATCGCAATATCAGCGACCGTGACCTGCGCGCCGCGCGCCTGCCGGGTGGCAGCCCAGTGCTGGCCCAGGCGTTCGTCAAGCAACTGAAGACCATCAAGACCAGCTCGCCGGTCACCTCCATCGTCCAGGACAAGGACGGGGTGACGGTCAAGGTCGGCAGCGTCGGCTACCAGGCGGACTATCTGGTGATGGCCGTGCCGCTGCGCGCCCTGGCCAAGATCCAGATGACCCCGGGCCTGGACAACCAGCACCTGGCTGCGCTCAAGGGCACCAACTACGGCTGGCGCGACCAGCTGATGCTCAAGTTCAAGAACCCGGTCTGGGAAAGCCGCGCGCGCATGTCCGGTGAGATCTTCAGCAACGCCGGCCTGGGGATGCTGTGGATCGAACCGGCGCTCAAGGGCGGGGCCAATGTGGTGATCAACCTGTCCGGCGACAATGCGCGCCTGCTGCAGGCGTTCGGCGACAAGCAGATGGTCGACCAGGTGCTGATTCGCCTGCATGCCTTCTATCCGCAAGCCCGCGGCGCGTTCACTGGCTACGAAATCCGTCGCTACAGCACCGATGCGGGTACAGGCGGTGCCTACCTGGCCTACGGGCCTGGCCAGATCAGCAAGTACTGGCGCCTGTGGGAGCGCCCGGTGCAACGCATCACCTTTGCCGGTGAGCACACCGACGCGCTCTATCCCGGCACCCTGGAAGGCGCACTGCGCAGTGGCCAGCGTGCCGCCAGCCAGGTGCAGGAGCTGGCGGCAGGCAAGTCGTTCGACCCGGTCAAGGCAGCGCCAGTGGCCGCCGCCGCTGCGGTGGGCGCTGTTGCGGCCAAGGACAAGGGTGGGTTCTTCTCCAACCTGTTCGGCGGCTCCTCCGACAAGGCACAGCCAGCACCTGCCAAGGCCGAGCCGGTCAAGACCGAAGAGGCCGCGCAGGACAAACTGGGCTTCTTCTCTCGCCTGTTCGGGGGTGACGACAAGCCACAAGCCAAGGTTGCTCCGGTCGCCAAGGCCGAAGAGGCAGCACCTGCGCCGGCCCCTGTCCAGGCTCCTGCTCCGGTAGCCCCGGTAATCGAGGCAAAGGAAGAGCCTGTCAAGCCGGCTGCTACCAAGCCAGCCTCGGCCAAGGCAGCCGCCAAGCCAGCGGCCAAGCAGGCCTCGCATAAGCCTGCGTCCAAGTCTGAGCCGGTCAAGAAAGCCACGGCCAAGTCCGAGCCTATGAAAAAGCCAGTGGTGAATAGCCAGGCTAACGCGAACTGA
- a CDS encoding cytochrome b → MQLRNSSSRYGLVSIVLHWGVALAVFGLFGLGLWMVGLDYYSPWRKSGPDLHKSIGLVLLAVMLLRVLWRFVSPPPPAPANHGKVTRLAAKLGHLALYLGLFAVMIAGYLISTADGVGIPVFDLFEVPALVSDLPDQADTAGVIHLWLAWGLVIFAVLHALAALKHHFIDRDATLTRMLGRKA, encoded by the coding sequence ATGCAACTGCGCAACTCATCTTCTCGCTATGGCCTGGTCAGCATCGTCCTGCATTGGGGCGTGGCGCTGGCGGTCTTCGGCCTGTTCGGCCTGGGGTTGTGGATGGTCGGCCTGGATTACTACAGCCCCTGGCGCAAATCCGGCCCCGACCTGCACAAGAGCATTGGCCTGGTGCTGTTGGCTGTCATGCTGCTGCGCGTGCTCTGGCGTTTTGTCAGCCCGCCGCCGCCAGCACCGGCCAACCACGGCAAGGTGACCCGCCTGGCCGCCAAGCTTGGCCACCTGGCGCTGTACCTGGGGTTGTTCGCGGTGATGATCGCGGGCTACCTGATCTCCACCGCCGACGGCGTCGGCATTCCGGTGTTCGACCTGTTCGAGGTGCCGGCCTTGGTCAGCGACTTGCCAGACCAGGCCGACACCGCCGGCGTGATCCACCTGTGGCTGGCGTGGGGGCTGGTGATCTTCGCCGTCCTGCATGCACTGGCGGCACTCAAGCATCATTTCATCGACCGTGACGCGACCCTGACCCGTATGTTGGGCCGCAAAGCTTGA
- a CDS encoding adenosylmethionine--8-amino-7-oxononanoate transaminase yields MGLNDQWMQRDLKVLWHPCTQMKDHEQLPLIPIRRGEGVWLEDFEGKRYLDAVSSWWVNVFGHANPRINQRIKDQVDQLEHVILAGFSHQPVIELSERLVAMTPAGLERVFYADNGSSCIEVALKMSFHYWQNTGKPQKKRFVTLTNSYHGETIAAMSVGDVPLFTETYKALLLDTIKVPSPDCYLRPEGMGWEEHSRNMFAAMEQTLAEHHATIAAVIVEPLIQGAGGMRMYHPVYLKLLREACDRYDVHLIHDEIAVGFGRTGTMFACEQAGIRPDFLCLSKALTGGYLPLAACLTTDKVYQAFYDDYPTLRAFLHSHSYTGNPLACAAALATLDIFAQDNVIEANKALSARMASATAHLADHAHVAEVRQTGMALAIEMVKDKAGKIAFPWQERRGLKVFEHALSRGALLRPLGSVVYFLPPYVITPEQIDFLAEVASEGIDIATRDSISLAVPADFHPDFRDPG; encoded by the coding sequence ATGGGCCTCAACGATCAGTGGATGCAACGCGACCTGAAGGTCCTGTGGCACCCCTGCACCCAGATGAAAGACCACGAGCAGCTGCCGCTGATCCCGATCCGTCGCGGCGAAGGCGTTTGGCTCGAGGACTTCGAGGGCAAGCGCTACCTGGACGCGGTCAGTTCCTGGTGGGTCAATGTATTCGGCCACGCCAACCCGCGCATCAACCAGCGCATCAAGGACCAGGTCGACCAGCTCGAGCACGTGATCCTCGCCGGTTTCAGCCACCAGCCGGTGATCGAGCTGTCCGAGCGCCTGGTGGCCATGACCCCGGCCGGCCTCGAGCGGGTGTTCTACGCCGACAACGGCTCGTCGTGCATCGAAGTGGCGCTGAAGATGAGCTTCCACTACTGGCAGAACACCGGCAAACCCCAGAAGAAGCGCTTTGTCACCCTGACCAACAGCTACCATGGCGAAACCATCGCCGCCATGTCGGTGGGCGACGTGCCGCTGTTCACCGAAACTTACAAGGCCCTGCTGCTGGACACGATCAAGGTGCCCAGCCCGGACTGCTACCTGCGCCCCGAAGGCATGGGCTGGGAGGAGCATTCGCGGAACATGTTCGCCGCCATGGAACAGACCCTGGCCGAGCACCATGCCACCATCGCCGCGGTGATCGTCGAGCCGCTGATCCAGGGTGCAGGGGGCATGCGCATGTACCACCCGGTGTACCTCAAGCTGCTGCGCGAAGCCTGCGACCGCTACGACGTGCACCTGATCCACGACGAAATCGCCGTGGGCTTCGGCCGCACCGGGACGATGTTCGCCTGCGAGCAGGCCGGCATCCGCCCGGACTTCCTGTGCCTGTCCAAGGCCCTGACCGGCGGTTACCTGCCGCTGGCCGCCTGCCTGACCACCGACAAGGTGTACCAGGCGTTCTACGATGACTACCCGACCCTGCGCGCCTTCCTCCATTCGCACAGCTACACCGGCAACCCGCTGGCCTGCGCCGCGGCGTTGGCGACCCTGGACATCTTCGCCCAGGACAACGTGATCGAAGCCAACAAGGCCTTGTCGGCGCGCATGGCCAGCGCCACCGCGCACCTGGCCGACCACGCTCACGTCGCTGAAGTGCGCCAGACTGGCATGGCCCTGGCTATCGAGATGGTCAAGGACAAGGCCGGCAAGATCGCCTTCCCCTGGCAGGAGCGCCGCGGCCTGAAGGTGTTCGAACATGCCCTGAGCCGTGGCGCGCTCTTGCGCCCGTTGGGCAGTGTGGTGTATTTCCTGCCGCCCTACGTGATCACCCCGGAGCAGATCGACTTCCTGGCCGAAGTAGCCAGCGAAGGCATCGACATCGCCACCCGTGACAGTATCAGCTTGGCGGTACCGGCCGATTTCCACCCCGATTTCCGCGATCCGGGCTAG
- a CDS encoding substrate-binding periplasmic protein, with translation MPLTRALLSLLRPAGLLLLICLSPQAHSERLRIVSDDWAPYLYQVNAQAKGIDYEVTNEVFKRLGVEVEWEFLPWKRCMAMIQQGLADGVMDTFRVESRQGYLIYPDEPMSDVEFILYQARARRHAIERPEDLAGLTVGTSPGYNYGDAFDNSALFRRESAPTQEANFGKLALGRIDLLVTDRRVGRFLSRQLGMEQTVEALPIVISRRQQYLGLARKPGREQLAKAFSDELRRFKQEPAYAAIALRYDNLDNFPVTVEQQERSTR, from the coding sequence TTGCCTCTGACACGCGCCCTGCTCTCACTCCTGCGCCCTGCCGGCCTTCTGTTGCTCATATGCCTGAGCCCCCAGGCACACAGTGAGCGGCTGCGTATCGTCAGTGACGACTGGGCCCCTTACCTCTACCAGGTAAATGCCCAGGCCAAAGGCATCGACTACGAAGTCACCAATGAGGTATTCAAACGCCTTGGTGTCGAGGTGGAGTGGGAATTCCTGCCCTGGAAGCGCTGCATGGCGATGATCCAGCAAGGGCTGGCTGACGGCGTGATGGATACTTTTCGGGTCGAATCGCGTCAGGGCTATCTGATCTATCCGGACGAGCCCATGTCGGATGTCGAGTTCATCCTGTACCAGGCCCGTGCCCGGCGCCACGCCATCGAACGCCCCGAAGACCTGGCCGGCCTGACCGTAGGGACCTCACCGGGCTACAACTATGGTGATGCCTTCGATAATTCAGCGTTGTTTCGCCGCGAATCGGCCCCGACTCAGGAAGCCAATTTCGGCAAGCTGGCACTGGGGCGCATCGACCTGCTGGTGACCGATCGCCGGGTCGGCCGCTTCCTGAGCCGGCAACTCGGCATGGAGCAGACGGTCGAGGCCCTCCCCATTGTCATAAGCCGTCGCCAACAGTACCTGGGACTGGCGCGCAAACCGGGCCGAGAGCAACTGGCCAAGGCGTTCTCGGACGAACTGCGGCGCTTCAAGCAGGAGCCGGCCTACGCCGCCATCGCCTTGCGCTATGACAACCTGGATAACTTTCCTGTCACCGTTGAGCAGCAGGAACGCAGCACGCGCTGA
- a CDS encoding DEAD/DEAH box helicase, with translation MSFASLGLSEALVRAIEAAGYTQPTPVQQRAIPAVLQGRDLMVAAQTGTGKTGGFALPILERLFPGGHPDKSQRHGPRQPRVLVLTPTRELAAQVHDSFKVYARDLNFISACIFGGVGMNPQVQAMAKGVDVLVACPGRLLDLAGQGSVDLSRVEILVLDEADRMLDMGFIHDVKKVLARLPAKRQNLLFSATFSKDITDLADKLLHNPERIEVTPPNTTVERIEQRVYRLPASHKRALLAHLITLGAWEQVLVFTRTKHGANRLAEYLEKHGLTAAAIHGNKSQNARTKALADFKANTVRVLVATDIAARGLDIDQLPHVVNFELPNVEEDYVHRIGRTGRAGRSGEAISMVAPDEEKLLKSIERVTKQKIPDGDLMGFDASTVEAEKPEVRERQQNNGRGGRNQQPRGEGGKEGSGGRKDKGKDKGKQKPAAEKQADKEKSGDKQQQGQQRKPRDKKPRQQQASQGQKATPSAPADRDPEEFLDDDVDNFGNRADYVSPYQNAKNQGRNRRPGGNAGQGQGNGQRSGGGQGQGQGRGNSQQRQGQNQGSGEKRARSGGGSNGGARRDNNGGRNRRDDTARQEPAVRNPREPQNTPVIIRKESKLDRYPTPEQLDDLPSRPRGERPALLTRKG, from the coding sequence ATGTCCTTTGCTTCCCTCGGTCTCTCCGAGGCTCTTGTCCGCGCTATCGAGGCTGCGGGCTATACCCAGCCCACTCCGGTGCAACAGCGGGCCATTCCCGCCGTGTTGCAAGGCCGCGACCTGATGGTTGCCGCCCAGACAGGTACTGGTAAAACCGGCGGCTTCGCGCTTCCGATTCTCGAGCGCCTGTTCCCAGGTGGCCACCCCGACAAGTCGCAACGCCATGGCCCGCGCCAGCCGCGCGTGCTGGTGCTCACGCCAACCCGCGAGCTGGCAGCCCAAGTGCACGACAGCTTCAAGGTCTATGCCCGCGACCTGAATTTCATCAGTGCCTGCATCTTCGGCGGCGTCGGCATGAACCCGCAGGTCCAGGCCATGGCCAAGGGCGTCGACGTGCTGGTCGCCTGCCCAGGCCGCCTGCTCGACCTGGCCGGCCAAGGCAGCGTCGACCTCTCCCGCGTCGAGATCCTGGTCCTGGACGAAGCCGACCGCATGCTCGACATGGGCTTCATCCACGATGTCAAGAAAGTGCTCGCGCGCCTGCCAGCCAAGCGCCAGAACCTGCTGTTCTCGGCCACCTTCTCCAAAGACATCACCGACCTGGCCGACAAGCTGCTGCACAACCCCGAGCGTATCGAGGTCACGCCGCCGAACACCACGGTCGAGCGTATCGAGCAGCGCGTCTATCGCCTGCCGGCCAGCCACAAGCGTGCGCTGCTGGCGCACCTGATCACCCTGGGTGCCTGGGAACAGGTGCTGGTGTTCACTCGCACCAAGCATGGCGCCAACCGCCTGGCCGAGTATCTGGAGAAGCACGGCCTGACCGCCGCCGCGATCCACGGCAACAAGAGTCAGAACGCGCGCACCAAGGCCCTGGCCGACTTCAAGGCCAACACCGTGCGTGTGCTGGTCGCCACCGATATCGCCGCCCGCGGCCTGGACATCGACCAGTTGCCCCACGTGGTCAACTTCGAACTGCCCAACGTCGAGGAAGACTATGTGCACCGCATTGGCCGTACCGGCCGTGCCGGTCGCTCGGGCGAGGCCATCTCGATGGTCGCGCCGGACGAAGAGAAGCTACTCAAGAGCATCGAGCGCGTCACCAAGCAGAAGATCCCCGATGGCGATCTGATGGGCTTTGACGCATCGACCGTCGAGGCGGAGAAGCCGGAAGTCCGCGAACGCCAGCAGAACAACGGCCGCGGAGGCCGCAACCAGCAACCTCGCGGCGAAGGCGGCAAGGAAGGCAGTGGCGGGCGCAAGGACAAGGGCAAGGACAAAGGCAAGCAGAAGCCTGCCGCCGAGAAGCAGGCCGACAAGGAAAAGTCCGGCGACAAGCAGCAGCAAGGCCAGCAACGCAAGCCGCGTGACAAGAAGCCGCGCCAGCAGCAAGCTTCCCAGGGCCAGAAAGCAACGCCATCGGCACCTGCCGACCGTGATCCGGAAGAGTTTCTGGACGACGATGTCGACAATTTCGGTAACCGCGCCGACTACGTCAGCCCCTACCAGAACGCCAAGAACCAGGGCCGCAACCGCCGCCCGGGCGGCAATGCCGGGCAGGGTCAGGGCAACGGTCAGCGTAGCGGCGGTGGTCAAGGTCAGGGTCAAGGCCGTGGCAACAGCCAGCAGCGTCAGGGCCAGAACCAGGGCTCCGGCGAAAAACGCGCCCGCAGTGGCGGTGGCAGTAACGGTGGTGCTCGTCGCGACAACAACGGCGGCCGCAACCGCCGCGACGACACCGCGCGCCAGGAGCCGGCGGTGCGCAACCCGCGCGAGCCGCAGAACACCCCGGTGATCATCCGCAAGGAATCCAAGCTCGACCGTTATCCGACGCCCGAGCAATTGGACGACCTGCCAAGCCGCCCACGGGGTGAGCGCCCGGCGCTGTTGACCCGCAAGGGTTGA
- the metF gene encoding methylenetetrahydrofolate reductase [NAD(P)H], whose protein sequence is MSQERRYSFEFFPTKTDAGHEKLMGVARQLASYNPDFFSCTYGAGGSTRDRTLNTVLQLESEVKVPAAPHLSCVGDSKDDLRALLAEYKAAGIKRIVALRGDLPSGMGMASGELRYASDLVEFIRQETGNHFHLEVAAYPEMHPQARNFEVDLANFAHKVKAGADSAITQYFFNADSYFYFVERAQKLGVDIPVVPGIMPITNYNKLARFSDACGAEIPRWIRKQLEAYADDTASIQAFGEEVITRMCEQLLQGGAPGLHFYTLNQAEPSLAIWNNLKLPR, encoded by the coding sequence ATGTCACAAGAACGCCGCTACAGTTTCGAGTTCTTCCCCACCAAGACCGACGCCGGCCATGAAAAGCTGATGGGCGTCGCCCGCCAGCTGGCCAGCTACAACCCGGACTTCTTCTCCTGCACCTACGGTGCCGGTGGCTCGACCCGCGACCGCACGCTCAACACCGTGCTGCAGCTGGAGAGCGAAGTGAAGGTCCCCGCAGCGCCGCACCTGTCGTGCGTGGGTGACAGCAAGGACGACCTGCGCGCCCTGCTCGCCGAATACAAGGCCGCCGGCATCAAGCGCATCGTCGCCCTGCGCGGCGACCTGCCCTCCGGCATGGGCATGGCCAGCGGCGAGCTGCGCTACGCCAGCGACCTGGTCGAGTTCATCCGCCAGGAAACCGGCAACCACTTCCACCTGGAAGTCGCTGCCTACCCGGAGATGCACCCCCAGGCGCGCAACTTCGAAGTGGACCTGGCCAACTTCGCGCACAAGGTCAAGGCCGGTGCTGACAGCGCCATCACCCAGTACTTCTTCAACGCCGACAGCTACTTCTACTTCGTCGAGCGTGCGCAGAAGCTGGGCGTGGACATCCCGGTGGTGCCCGGCATCATGCCGATCACCAACTACAACAAGCTGGCGCGGTTTTCCGACGCCTGCGGTGCAGAGATCCCGCGCTGGATCCGCAAGCAGCTGGAAGCCTATGCCGACGACACCGCCAGCATCCAGGCCTTCGGCGAGGAAGTGATCACTCGCATGTGCGAGCAATTGCTTCAAGGCGGCGCCCCTGGCCTGCACTTCTACACCCTCAACCAGGCCGAGCCGAGCCTGGCTATCTGGAACAACCTGAAGCTGCCGCGCTGA